Genomic segment of Glutamicibacter sp. JL.03c:
GAACTTCTCAGGGTCTTTGGTCTCATCGCTGGCTTTGATCTTCGGCAACTTCGTCTTGTCGTTCTTGCCCAAGGTGCGCAGCTTCTTGCCGATATCGGATACGAGGTATTCCTTTTCGCCGTCAACCAGAATAGCGACGGGGACAGCCTCAATCACTTCCACCACGAGGGTGTCGGGCATTTGAGCCTTGACGACCACTTGGTCAATGGCCGGCTGGTTTCCCAGCAGTTCTTGCACCTTTGATTCGGAGATCCGCGGCAACGGCGTTCCCTTGAGCGGTTCCAAAGACGCCGTCAATTTGCCAGCATTGACCAATTTGGTTCCGGTGACCTCGATTTTCTTCGCCGCAAGCACGGGAGAAAAACTCAGAATCAACACCGCAACGAGGCTCAACACCACGATGCAGGCGGCAATAATGATCAGGAGCTTGCGTCGCTTCTTCTCTGGACTTTCTGGAAGTTCGACGACTTTTGCTTCTTCATCCATGGAACACCTTGTTTGGTTGATACGACCAACGTCAGTGGTCTACGACAATTTCGAGTTGAGGCTAGCGCAGCGACGCCACGATCCGCGGACCCAGCGCGGTGACATCCCCGGCGCCGATGGTCATGACCACGTCTCCCGGTTCAGCCTGTTCAACAACGTGAGCCACGGCAGCTGCCGGGCTCAACACATGTGAGGGGACCTCAACGCGGGATGCAATCAATTCGCTGGTGATCCCTTCAATCGGTTCTTCGCGCGCAGGATAGATTTCCAGGACAGCTACCGAATCGGCCAAGGACAGGGCCTTGGCGAATTCGCGGTAGAACTCCTTGGTGCGGCTGAACAGGTGGGGCTGGAACACCACATGGAGGTGTCCCTCCCCGGCTACAGTGCGACCGGCAGAAAGCGCGGCAAGGACTTCGGTTGGATGGTGGGCGTAGTCGTCGTAGACCCGCACATCCCCCACATTGCCTTTGAACTCGAAGCGGCGTGCGGCACCCGAGAAGCTTGCCAGTGCCATGAGAGCTTCGTCGACGTCCAGCCCAGCATCGATGCCCACCGACAGCGCCGCCGTCGCGTTGAGAAGGTTGTGCTGGCCGGGAACAGCCAGGTCCAGGGTGTAGCTCTGGCCGCTGCCCCACTCGACAAGCGCGGAGAACCGTCCGTCCTCGGTGGCCTGGGCTTGCGAAAGCCTGCGATCGGCGTGGTCGCTGAAGCCGTAGGTCTGGACTCGAAGATCGCTGCGTTCGTGGCGCATCTTTCTGGCAAGCTCGTTGGCTCCGGGATCATCGGCGCAGCAGATGAGCAGGCCGTCTTCTGGAAGCAGACGCGCAAAATCCACGAAGGCCTGGTGCACCGCTTCCTCGGTGCCGTAGTGATCGAGATGGTCGGCTTCCACGTTGGTCACGATGATCACATCAGGACGGTAGTTCAGGAATGAGGCATCCGACTCGTCGGCCTCTGCCACGAAGTATCCACCTGCGCCCAGCTCGGCATTGGTGCCCAAGCTCGGGATATTTGCGCCCACTGCGAAGCTGGGGCGTGCGCCAACTGCCTTGAGCATGTGAGCGGTCAGCGACGTGGTGGTGGTCTTGCCGTGGGTGCCGGCGATGGTCACGATCTTCTCGTGGCCGCGCATGGTTGCTTCGAGGCCTTCGGAGCGATGCAGGATTTTCAGTCCGCGGCGAACCGCTTCGTCATACTCCGGGTTGCCGGGCTTGATGATCGAGGAGATCACCACGGTTTCCGCGTCGCCCAGGTTGGCCGCGCCGTAGCCGATCTCGATGCGTGCGCCGCCTTTGCGCAACCCTTCGAGCACTGGCAGGTCCTTGGCATCGGTTCCTGAGACATCCAGACCGTAGTCCAGCAACAAGCGAGCTACTGCTGAAACGCCGACACCGCCAACTCCCATGAGGTGCACTTTGCCGAGTTCAGCTTGCAGTTCCTTGGCGCGCAATGCCATTGTTCTAGCCTTCCTGACCCGCACCACGGCGGGTTGAAACTTCTTCAATAATTCGACGCGCCATGAGTTGTGCAGCGTCGCGCTGTCCTAAAGAGGCAGCTGCCTGAGACATCTGTTCAAGTTTATGCTGATCTTCCAGCAATTTAATGACATTTTCAGTGATGTACGACTTCGTGAATTCATCATCGGAGACCAGCAAGGCACCCCCGGCTCCTACCAGGTCGCGGGCGTTGAGCTTCTGCTCGCCATTGCCGATTGGCAGCGGAACCAATACAGCGGCGGTTCCAGCGACGGCCAGCTCACACACTGTTCCGGCACCGGAACGGCACACCATTAAATCAGCGACCGCGTAGGCATAGTCCATGCGGTCCACGTACTCGACCTGGGTATACCCCTCGTGGGCAAGCAGTTGGCCTTCGGCATCCAGGATCTGTTTGCCGCGGCCGGTGATATGCACCGTATGAACGCCTGCAGCGTGCAGTTCCGCCAAGGACTCGGAAATCGCGGTATTGATGCTCTGCGCGCCGGAGGATCCTCCAGTCACCAAAAGCACTGGCTTGCCGCCGCTGACACCGAAGTACTCGCGCGCTTCATCACGAAGCTCCATGCGGTTCATCTGCGCCACATTTGCACGCATGGGCATGCCCACCTGCACCTCGCCGGGCAATCCGGTGTTGGCAAAAGTCGTTCCGACGAATGCCGCAGACTTTGCCCCCAGCTTATTGGCCATGCCGGCCACCGAGTTGGCTTCGTGGACGAAGATCGGAAGTTTCAGTTGCTTGGCAGCCAAATAGGCCGGCGTGCAGACGTACCCGCCGACACCCAGCACTGCCTCGGCACCGGTCTGTTTCAGAACGCGCTTGGCCTGGTTCAGCGCAGTCATGAAGCGGAATGGGAACTTCAGCAGATCGAGGTTCAAGCTGCGTGGCATGGGTGCCTTGGGAATCAGTTCTAATCGGTACCCTGCTTCCGGTACCAATTTGGTCTCCAGGCCACCGGGGGAACCAAGCGCGGTGATCTGCGCATCGGCTTGCTCTTCTTTGACGGCGTCAGCAATTGCCAGCATGGGCGAGATATGACCGGCAGTTCCGCCGCCGGCCACAACTAGTCGCATTGCTTCAGTCATCTGTTCTACTGCTCCTTCGTCCCGTTCCTGCGGGATCAGTGCCCCACGTCGTCGATTCGAAGGGCTACAACTTCACTTAGCGTGTGAAGGCCACACACTACTTTGCGTTATTTGGCTTAGGGGTGATCTTCTCTAGCGAAGTATCAAAAGCGAGCTTCTGGGCCCTGGCTGACGAAAGGACAAAGCCCATGGCCAGCATGATGGCCAGCATGGCTGAACCGCCGGATGAAATAAATGGCAGCGGCACACCAATGACGGGAAGCACACCGGTCACGGTTCCGAGGTTGACGAACGTCTGGCCGATAACCCACGACATCAAGCAGCCCATGAGGACCTTGGTGTACAGATCGCTGGCGCGAAGGGCGATTCGGTACATTGCCAGAGCCAGGAGGATGAACATCACCAGCACGAACAAGACGCCGATCAAGCCGAACTCTTCGCCCAAAATAGAGAAGATGAAGTCGTTCTGCGCTTCTGGCACATACGACCATTTCATGCGCGACTGCCCGGCACCCACACCGAACCAACCGCCCGAGGCGAAAGCGTGCAGGCCCATGCTCGCCTGGTAGCACAACTGGTCGCTGGGGCCGCAGTCGGTATCCAGCCAGGCCAAAACGCGCTGGCGTCGGTTGGAAGATCCCATGACTGCCACGGCCAAGCCGACCAGTCCAACTGCACCGAAACCTGCTAGCCACTTCATGCGGATGCCACCGAGGAACATCGCCGACGCAATGATCATTAGCAGCACCAGCGCGGTACCAACGTCCTTGCCGATAACCACGAGGCCAACGATCGCAGTACCTACCGGCGCCACCACCGGAACGACCAGGTGCTTGATCTCATGCAGCAGGTGCTGTTTCCGTTCAAGCATGAACGCCGCAAAAACTGCCAGGGCAAGCTTGGCGAACTCACTGGGCTGCAGGCCAACAGGGCCGATCTTGATCCAGTTGCGGTTGCCGAGGACGGTATGCCCAAGGGGGGTAAAGGCGACGAGGAACAGCAGGAGGAATGCCGCGATCACCGACAACCAGGCGAGCTTCTTCAGATTCTCGGGTTTTATGAACTGCATCCCGAGCATGCAAATTATTCCGATGCCGGCAAACATCGCTTGCGACAAGGCGACAGTGAATCCGTCTTTACCCTTGGCAATGGCCTCAACCGAAGCAGATGACTGCACCATCAGCACGCCGAAGATCGCAAGCACTACGGAAACCACAACGACTAGCCAGTAGTCCATCGAAGCCATGCGAGCGCTGGCGTTTTCCACGCTGCCGATCAACCTGGCGAACCAAGGAGTTTTTTTGCTGGCGCCCCTAGGCGGTCGTTGATGCTTCATCGCCATAGGTGCCTCCTGCCTCGGTGTCATCTGATTGGTAAACGGTTGCCTAGTTGCCTTCGCCAGCTCTATCCATCAGATCACTGACGGCGCTGATAAATGCGTTGCCACGCTGGGCATAGGAGCTGAATTGATCCATGGAAGCTGCGGCCGGCGCCATCAGCACGGTGTCCCCGGGCTGTACAATCTCTGCGGCCTTGTACACGGCGCGGGTCATCACCTGCGTACCGGAAGGTGCAGTGCCATCAGCGGCTTGCGCCTGGGCGGTGATGTTGATGACCTCCACCTGGGGCGCCTTGGCAGCCAGGGACTCGACCAGGCCTGCGGTGTCGGTGCCGATCAGCAGCACCTTCGCCAGCCGGTGGGCGTGCTTGGCGATGAGCTCGTCGTAGTCCACGCCCTTGGACAGGCCGCCGGCAATCCATACGACGCGCGTAAAGGCTGCCAGCGAAGCGTCGGCAGCATGGGGGTTGGTGGCCTTGGAGTCATTGATCCAGAGGATGTCGTTCTTCCGGGCTACCGCCTGGATGCGGTGATCCCCGGCGTCGAATCCGCTCAGCCCCCGGGCAATGGCTTCTGGCTCGACCCCATAGGCACGAGTCAGCGCGGCCGCAGCGGCGGCGTTGGCGGCAGTGTGGCGAGGGACGATCTCGCCGATCTGGTCCAGCGGAATCAGTTCGACCGCAGTGGTCTTGCGATCCTCGATATAGGCGCGGTCCACCAGAAGGCTCTCGACCACGCCGATCATGGATACCGCCGGGGAATCGGTGGTGAAACCGATGGCGCGGCAGCCCTCGATCACGTCGGCATTTTCAACCATGCGGATGGTGGTCTCTTCTTCGGCGTTGAAGATTGCCGCGATCTGGGTTCGCTCGTAGATCTTCGCCTTGGCTGCCTTGTAGTTCTCGAAGCCGTCGTGCCAGTCGACGTGATCCTCGGCGATATTCAATACCACGGAGGCCACCGGTGAAATGCTGTGGGTGTAGTGCAGTTGGAAGCTTGAGAGCTCAACGGCGAAGACGTCGTAATCCACCGGTTCGCGGACCGCATCCAGGATCGGGGTGCCGACGTTGCCTACGGCGATGGCCTTCAGGCCAGCGGCCTGCAGGATCGACTCGGTCATTCCCACGGTAGTGGTCTTGCCGTTGGTGCCGGTGATCGCCAGCCACTTCGGAGCGGTGTGCCCGGCGCGATTCTGGACGCGCCAAGCAAGTTCGATGTCGCTCCAGATCTCGATGCCCGCTTCAGCGGCCTCGGCGATGACCGGGTGGCGCGGATTCCAGCCCGGCGAGACCATCACCAGCTGGGCCTCCTGGCCGTCGACCTGCGGGAGGCTGCGGACATTCTCGGTCCCCAGCAGCACCTGGTGAGCCCCGACGATCTTCAACGTCTCTGCGCGCTGCTGGTTCAGCTCATCATTCTTGCCATCAATGACGGTGACGATGGCGCCGAGTTCAATCAGCGTATCGGCGGCGGAGAACCCGGACAGCCCCAGTCCCGCGACCACGACGCGCAGGCCTTTCCAGTCCGCATCCCAGCTGGTTAGCGAATCCAATACGTTCTTGGCATCTGCGCTCACAGTGCGACAACCCATTCAGAGTAGAAGAGTCCCAGTCCGGCGGCCACGAAGAGGCCGGCTAGGATCCAGAAGCGGATAACGACGTTTTCCTCGGACCAGCCCGAGAGCTCGAAGTGGTGCTGCAGCGGTGCCATCTTGAACACGCGCTTGCCCCCGGAGAGCTTGAAGTAGCCCACCTGGATGATGACCGACAGGGAGATGATCACGAACAGGCCGGCGATGACGACCAGCAGCAGCTGCGTGCGCGAAAGGATCGCGAAGGCGGCAACCGCGCCACCGATGGCCAACGAGCCGGTATCGCCCATGAAGATCTTGGCAGGCTTGGCGTTGAACCACAGGAAGGCAATCAATGCACCGGACAGGGTGGCGCCGAGCAAGGCCAGATCCTGGGGGTCGCGCACCGAGTAGCAGACATCAAGGGAATTGCTGTTGGAGCATGCCTGGTTCTGCTGCCAGATGCCCATCAGGGTGTAGGCGCCGAAAACCATGATGGAGGCACCGGTGGCCAGGCCATCCAGTCCATCGGTGAGGTTCACTGCGTTGGTGGTGCCGGTAACGATGAAGTTCGCCCAGATGACGAACAGGATGAGTCCCAGCATTGGCCCGGCGAACGCCAGATCGATATTGCTGTCGCGCAGGAAGGAGATCGCGGTGGATCCCGGAGTCAGGCCACGCTCGTCAGGGAACTGGAGTGCCAGCACGGCGAAGCTGATGCCGATGACGGCCTGCAGGACGATCTTCTGCCAGGCGCGCAGGCCCAGCGAACGCTTCTTGAAGATCTTGATGAAGTCATCAAGGAATCCGACCAATCCCATGCCGCCAAAGAGCAGCAGGACCAGCAGGCCGGTGGCAGTGATGCCCGAGGAGGAACGTCCCATCAAGGCCAAGACTCCATGGGTCGCGAAGTAGGCGACGAAGACCGCCAGCACGAAGACGACACCGCCCATGGTGGGGGTGCCTGACTTGACCGCGTGGGAGTTCGGACCGTCATCACGCACGACCTGGCCGTACTGCTTCTTGGTCAGGAGCTTGATGTAGAGCGGCATGGCCACCATGGTTAGTACAAGGGCAATACCTGCACCCAGGATCAATGCGATCACGCGTCTTCGCCTTCCTTCACGAACGCTGCGATGTCGTCGCCGAGGAAGCGCAGACCGGCCCCATTAGAGGACTTGAACAAGGCGATGTCGCCTGGCTGGAGTTCCTTTTGCAGCAGGTCGCGGGCCTCGTCCACGCTCTCCACGTAGAAGGCTTCGTCTCCCCAGCTGCCTTCAAGTACTGCAGAGTTATATGCTGGCTTGGCTCCCCGGCCAACCACAACAAGCTTCTTGATGTTCATTCGGACGGCCATGCGTCCGAGCAAATCATGCTCGTGGATGCTCTTGTCGCCAAGCTCCAGCATTTCACCCAGGACAGCCCAGGTTCGGCGGCCAGGTGCACCGTCCTCGCCAAGGCCCAGCTCGGCCAGTGTCACCAGGGCCGCACGCATGGATTCCGGATTGGCGTTGTAGGCGTCGTTGATGATGCTCACGCCGTCGGCACGTTCAGTGCGCTCCATGCGCCAACGGCTGTTGGCCTTTTGGCCTTCCAGGCTATCGGCAATGAGCTGCGGGCTGATCTCCAACGCATAGGCGGCATTGGCGGCAGCGAGGATGTTGCTGACATGGTGGCGGCCGAGCAGCCCCGAGGTGATCCGCTGGCTGTAGCCGTCGGGGAACTGCAAGGTCAGCTGCGGCTGGCCGGAGCCATTAACGACGACGTCGCTGGCCCAAACCCCTGCGCGTTCTGGCTTTTGCTCCCCGGAGCCGAAGAAACGGACTTCCGCGGTGGCGCGCGAGTCCATGCGCGCGACGCGGGAATCCTCCGCGTTCAAAATGGCGATGCCGCTGGCATCGAGCGCCTCGACGAGCTCGCCCTTGGCCTTCTCGATGTTCTCGACTCCGCCGAATTCCCCGGCGTGCGCGGTGCCCACGCAGAGCACGACGCCAACGTGGGGGTGCACCATGTCGGTGAGGTAGGTCAGGTGGCCGATTCCGGTCGCGCCCATTTCGATCACGAAGAACTTGGTCTCTTCGGTGGCGTTGAAGACGGTCAGCGGGACGCCGACCTCGCCGTTGTAGGAACCGATGGGCGAAACCGTCGGTGCCACCCGGGAAAGGATTCCCGCCAAGAGATCCTTGGTGGTGGTTTTACCGGCAGAGCCGGTGATGCCCACGACCTTGGCGTCGTTTTTGGCTTTGAGGTACTCGACGATGTGCGCTGCGATTTTGCCCATGGCTTCAACAGCGTCGTCGACGATGATGGCAGGGTGCACGTCGCGGTCATCGTTATAGGTCTGCCGTTCGGCCAGGGCCAGCACTGCGCCGGCGGCCAGGGCTTTATCGATGAAGGCATGTCCATCGGAAAATTCGCCGGGCTTGGCTACAAACAGGCAGCCCGCGGTGACTTCACGGGAATCCGTGGTCACAGAAGTGACCACCGTGTCGGAAGCGGCTCTCGCCGTCGCTTCTCCCCCGGTGATCTTCAAAAGGTCAGTCAAAGACAGTTCAATCATGGCATTAAGGACTTTACACTTGAGCGGTGGTGATCGTGGTCTTGTGCCGTCTAGGAATTGGTCACAAATCCATGAAGTTTTAGGGCATTGGCTAGTTCCACACGATCGTCGAGTTCGACATCAATTCCCGCAACGTCTTGGCTGACTTCATGTCCGCGGCCCGCAACCAGGATCGCATCATTCAACTGCGCTAAACTCACAGCGAATTCCACGGCTTTGGCGCGTGGCGCGATGTTGAATAGCTGGGTATCGGGCCGTTCAGCGTCGATCACTCCCTGTGCGCCGGCGGCAACTTGTTCGCGGATCGGTCCAGGGGCTTCGCCATGCGGGTCATCGTCGGTGACAATCACGATATCTGCATGGCGTGCGGCTACCGCACCCATATCAGGGCGCTTGGTCTTGTCACGTTCGCCGGTAGCCCCGAAGACCACGATCCGGCGCCCCTCGGCACCCGGGCGGATGGAATCCAGCGCCTTGGCCAGCGCATCGGAGTTATGGGCGAAATCGACGACGGCAACCGGCGACTGGGCTACCACCTGCATGCGTCCCGGAACAGCGACAGACAATGGGTCTTTGGCATCGAGGGCCGCTTGCAATGCTTGGAGTTCTACGCCGCTGGCAAGCACCATGATCGTGGCCAACGCGGCGTTGGCCACGTTGAACCTGCCCGGCAGTGCCGTTCGGGTGCGCAGCGCCCGCCCATCGCGGTTCAGCAGCGTGAAGCTGTGGCCGAGCCCGGAGTGCGCCAAATCGGTGACACGCCAGTCGGCTAATTCATTGTTCTCGTCCAGGCTCAGCGACTGGGTGGGGATCTGCGCATGCTCGGCGAGGCGAGCGCCATAGGGGTCATCGACCACGACGACGGCGCATTGGCTGTGTTCCGCGGTGAACAGCTGCGCCTTGGTCTGGAAGTAGTCTTCCATGGTCCCGTGCAGGTCCAAGTGGTCCTGGGTCAGGTTGGTGTAGCCGGAGACTTTGAAGTCCAGGGCATCAACGCGTCCGTAGCTCAGGGAATGGCTGGAGACCTCCATGGCCACAGAATTCACATCTTGTTGCGCCATGCGCGCAAGGACTCCGTGGAGCTGGGTGGATTCCGGCGTGGTCAATACGCTCGGGATGATCTGCCCGCGTGCTGACATCTCGATCGTGCCGATCAAGCCGGTTTCTTCTCCGATCGCTTCGAGAATCGCACGAATCATGAAAGTCGTGGTGGTCTTGCCGTTGGTTCCGGTGACGGCAAACAGCTGCGGGCTGCGCTGATCAGTGCCATAGACCGTCTGCGCGACCTGGGCTGCGGCCTTGCGGACATCGGCCACGACTGCCACCGGGATTGAGAGTTCTTCAGGGAGGAAGTCCAAGCCAGCGGTGTCAGTGATGATGGCAAGGGCACCATTGGAAATCGCGGTGTCCACGAACTCGGCCCCGTGCCGCTTGGCGCCAGAGATGCCCAGGAAGACATCGCCGGGCTGGATGACCTGCGGGTTCAAGCTGACGCCGAGGATCTGCGGAGTCGCGTTGAATTGTGTTCCAGTTCGCACGGCACCAACCGCGCCGCATACCTGATCGAAACCCACACCGGCCAAATTCTCTGGACGAAGGTACCGTTCCAACTCACGTGGGGTTCCGGGATTCTGGGCTACCAAGATTTCTTTTGTTCCTTACCTACAAAGACGTCATACGCCTCTGACTTTGTTGTGCTCGGAGGCACATTGAATGTGTTGAGCGTATGGCTCATCACGTCGGTAAACGTGTCAGCTACCGAGAAGTCCTTCCAGTTGCCCTTTGGACGGTACATCGTCGCCACAACAACGAACTGCGGATCTTCCAATGGAGCTACACCTGCAAATGAATAAGTATAGCCGTCGTAGCCCTTGGCGCTGGCGGCCTGGCCGGTACCGGTCTTGCCACCGACACGGTATCCGGGGATGGCTTCCTTGTAACCGGTGCCGTAGTCGACCACGGATTCCATGATCTTCAGCATTTCCTTGGAGGTGGATTCCTTGATCACGCGCTTCTTTTCAGGATCGGGGATTTTTGTCACCGATCCGTCCTCGTTCCGATAGCCTTCGATCAGGCTTGGCGAGAGGCGAACGCCGCCGTTGGCGATGGTTTGGAAGATGGACGCGGTGTGCAGCACGGTCTGCGAATAGCCCTGGCCGAACATGGTGGTGTACTGCTGGCGGCGATCCCAATTTGCGGGTTTCGCCAGCTGGCCGGCGCTGGCGCCATTTAGGCCCACCTGGATGGGAGTGCCCAGGCCGAAGGCCCTCATGTAGTCGTAGCGGGTCTGCTTGCTCATCTTATTGCCTACCATCACCGTACCGGTGTTGTAGGAGCGGGCGAAGATGCCGGCCACGGTCATATCGTAGGTGGAGTGTTCCAAGGAGTCGTTGATGGTTTCCTTGGTGAAAGTCTTCTTGTTCGGAACAGTGAACTCGTCCGTGGCCTTCACGACGCCCTGGTCGAGGGCGGCCGCGAAGATCGGGGCCTTGCCGGTCGAGCCTGGTTCGAAGGCACGAGTGATCGACGTTGAGCGCCGGAACTCCGGTGCGGTGGCGCCGGGGTCGTTGGGGTCCAGCTCAGCGGAGTCGCCAATGGCCAGGATCTTGCCGGTCTTGACCTCCTCGACAACCACGGAGACCCACTCGGCGTTGAATTGGGCCTGCTTCTTTTCTGCAGCACGCTGGGCGACGTAGTTGATGTCAGAGTCGATGGTCAGCAGAACGTCCTGTCCGTTGACCGCCGGAGTTTCTTCGACTTCGGTCACCGGAATACGCACGCCGTCCGCGCTGATTTCGTATTTGCGGCTGCCTGCGGTACCTGCCAGGTGGTCTTCCTGGCTGAGCTCGAGGCCTTCGGCGCCGACCACGGAGGTTTGATCTTCGGAGTTCCGGACGAAGCCAAGCAGCGGGCCGGCGATCACGCCTTGAGGGTACTGGCGTTCGCTGCGCAGCAGGGATGAGAGCCGAGGAATGCCAATTTCACGGACTTCGTTGCGCACTTCTGGTGTCACGCTCTTGGCGATGACAACGTAGCCTTTGGGCTTGGCATCGTCCTGCGGGCGCACCTTGGTGGCGAGCTCGTTAGGATCCTGGTCAAGCGCGTCGGCGAGTTCCTGGATGGCTTGGTCCCAGCTGATGCGCTCATGGCCGTTGGAGCCGTCACGCTTGGCACGACGGATATCATCGTCCTGCTCACGCTGGTCGATGACCAGATCATAGCGGTCGACGGATACCGCCAGAATGGTTCCATTGCGGTCTTCGATCGAGCCGCGTGTTGGAGCGATGACTTCTTCGCGTTCACGATTCTGCTGGGCCGCATTGGCTACCGTTGCCGCGTTGATGCCCTGAACCCAGACGAGCCGGGCCAGGATGATCACCAACAGGGTTACTGAGAGAATCAGTACGAAGCGCATCCGCTTTTTCGCAGTGTCGATTGCCGTCGAGCTCACCATGAACCTAACTTTCCCTCAACGTGGTTTCCAGCAGTATCAGCTAGCTCAGATCTAGCTTAGAAAGGTCTTGCTAATTTGCTGGGGATTTGGTGCTTGGCGCCGGGATCGTGCCGCCGTTAAGTTCCGAGTCTTGGAAGATCGGGCGACCGTCTTCAGAGACCTCACGCTCGCTCTTTGCGGGCTTCACTTCGCCTTCCTTCGATTCCTGGGAAGATTCAGTCTTATTCTCGGCATCGTTTGAGGTCTTGCCCACAGTAGTCTTCGGGGTCGACGACTTTTCGGTATCAGCCTTCTGCTGGGTGCCCTCGCCTTCGCTGACGCTATCACCGGGCAATGGCAGGGTTCCGTATTCCTGCTTGCTGTCCTTGGCCTTGACAGCGTCTTCGGCTTCCTGGGTCACCTTGCCGTCGGAAAGGCTGATCAAGCCAGGAGCACCGGGGGAAACCAGGCCAAGATCCTTGGCTTTGGCAGCCAGCGCCTGGGGGGCAGCCAATGACTGTGCCTCCTTGAGCAAAGACTGGTTCTCCTGGGACAGCGCGCGTTCCTGATTGCGCAGCGAAACGATGTCGTACTGGCGCTGGGCGACCGACGTGTTGAGCAGTACCAGGGTCACGATGACGCTGAAGGCCAGCAGTACCAGGATCGCCGACATGGTGACCATGGAGCGGCGGTTTGTTGCCTTGATCCGAGGGACCAAGGACAGGGTTACTCGCTGGCGGGATTCGCCTTTGGGCAGTTCGCTGGCAAGCACGGGCTCGGGGCGCAAGGCTCGTGCAGCGCTGCCGTCGACAACTGGCTGGTTGTTCACGGCTGCAATCTTCTGCACGCGGCGCGGGGCTCGTTGGCTCATCCTAGCTCCTCTTCAACACTCGCTCCACAGCTCGCAAACGAGCTGAGGCTGCACGGGAATTTTCGGCAATTTCCTGTTCGCTTGGCTTTTCAG
This window contains:
- a CDS encoding UDP-N-acetylmuramoyl-L-alanyl-D-glutamate--2,6-diaminopimelate ligase, whose amino-acid sequence is MVAQNPGTPRELERYLRPENLAGVGFDQVCGAVGAVRTGTQFNATPQILGVSLNPQVIQPGDVFLGISGAKRHGAEFVDTAISNGALAIITDTAGLDFLPEELSIPVAVVADVRKAAAQVAQTVYGTDQRSPQLFAVTGTNGKTTTTFMIRAILEAIGEETGLIGTIEMSARGQIIPSVLTTPESTQLHGVLARMAQQDVNSVAMEVSSHSLSYGRVDALDFKVSGYTNLTQDHLDLHGTMEDYFQTKAQLFTAEHSQCAVVVVDDPYGARLAEHAQIPTQSLSLDENNELADWRVTDLAHSGLGHSFTLLNRDGRALRTRTALPGRFNVANAALATIMVLASGVELQALQAALDAKDPLSVAVPGRMQVVAQSPVAVVDFAHNSDALAKALDSIRPGAEGRRIVVFGATGERDKTKRPDMGAVAARHADIVIVTDDDPHGEAPGPIREQVAAGAQGVIDAERPDTQLFNIAPRAKAVEFAVSLAQLNDAILVAGRGHEVSQDVAGIDVELDDRVELANALKLHGFVTNS
- a CDS encoding UDP-N-acetylmuramoyl-tripeptide--D-alanyl-D-alanine ligase, coding for MIELSLTDLLKITGGEATARAASDTVVTSVTTDSREVTAGCLFVAKPGEFSDGHAFIDKALAAGAVLALAERQTYNDDRDVHPAIIVDDAVEAMGKIAAHIVEYLKAKNDAKVVGITGSAGKTTTKDLLAGILSRVAPTVSPIGSYNGEVGVPLTVFNATEETKFFVIEMGATGIGHLTYLTDMVHPHVGVVLCVGTAHAGEFGGVENIEKAKGELVEALDASGIAILNAEDSRVARMDSRATAEVRFFGSGEQKPERAGVWASDVVVNGSGQPQLTLQFPDGYSQRITSGLLGRHHVSNILAAANAAYALEISPQLIADSLEGQKANSRWRMERTERADGVSIINDAYNANPESMRAALVTLAELGLGEDGAPGRRTWAVLGEMLELGDKSIHEHDLLGRMAVRMNIKKLVVVGRGAKPAYNSAVLEGSWGDEAFYVESVDEARDLLQKELQPGDIALFKSSNGAGLRFLGDDIAAFVKEGEDA
- a CDS encoding peptidoglycan D,D-transpeptidase FtsI family protein, which encodes MVSSTAIDTAKKRMRFVLILSVTLLVIILARLVWVQGINAATVANAAQQNREREEVIAPTRGSIEDRNGTILAVSVDRYDLVIDQREQDDDIRRAKRDGSNGHERISWDQAIQELADALDQDPNELATKVRPQDDAKPKGYVVIAKSVTPEVRNEVREIGIPRLSSLLRSERQYPQGVIAGPLLGFVRNSEDQTSVVGAEGLELSQEDHLAGTAGSRKYEISADGVRIPVTEVEETPAVNGQDVLLTIDSDINYVAQRAAEKKQAQFNAEWVSVVVEEVKTGKILAIGDSAELDPNDPGATAPEFRRSTSITRAFEPGSTGKAPIFAAALDQGVVKATDEFTVPNKKTFTKETINDSLEHSTYDMTVAGIFARSYNTGTVMVGNKMSKQTRYDYMRAFGLGTPIQVGLNGASAGQLAKPANWDRRQQYTTMFGQGYSQTVLHTASIFQTIANGGVRLSPSLIEGYRNEDGSVTKIPDPEKKRVIKESTSKEMLKIMESVVDYGTGYKEAIPGYRVGGKTGTGQAASAKGYDGYTYSFAGVAPLEDPQFVVVATMYRPKGNWKDFSVADTFTDVMSHTLNTFNVPPSTTKSEAYDVFVGKEQKKSW